From the genome of Brevinema andersonii, one region includes:
- a CDS encoding ABC transporter substrate-binding protein, protein MKIWISLLIFIFVSCSKITERPDTVVMGVPSDIITLDPHAHNDAGSSRIVAQVFNRLLEKNRQGEFLPSLVIEWKMIDPLLWEFKLRPNVLFHNGAPLTIEDVVFSLERMRKTPGMLRDLMTSIEEIRPVGEGKFQIKTRYFDDLLLDVLAHNAAGIMHKQTVESLGPEVTRYAVGTGAYKVADHKIGDSVLLQRNEDFFDGAPQVPYILLRNIVDPFVRSLALETKELQISYIHDSDVEAMRLLPYLDLVEFESSRLEYLGMNFRKPEFQDISLRRALLYAVDRKGLVNALLSGNGKPLVVPLPWRVAQPFMTQNEYSAFIQEHQINTLPDFTLPKRTLIFGTPEGYRVKLAEAIQASLGELGIKTEIRVLEYGAFLEALTEGAFDLFLYGKTSVTLNPYEFFYDIYHSHSTPSLGNAGFYKNENLDPLIEQVRREISPEKRRALYTEIADKVAEDVAVVPLYAPVFYLGQNKKIKGFYLDNVFSPRFDRISY, encoded by the coding sequence ATGAAAATATGGATCAGTCTCTTAATATTTATATTTGTTTCTTGCAGTAAAATTACGGAGCGTCCTGATACTGTAGTTATGGGTGTGCCTTCAGATATTATTACTCTAGATCCTCATGCTCATAATGATGCGGGATCGTCACGTATTGTTGCGCAGGTATTCAATCGGCTTCTTGAAAAGAATCGCCAAGGTGAATTTCTTCCTTCGCTTGTTATCGAATGGAAGATGATTGACCCTCTACTTTGGGAATTTAAGTTGCGTCCGAATGTTTTGTTTCATAATGGTGCTCCTTTGACCATTGAGGATGTTGTGTTTTCGTTGGAGCGTATGCGTAAAACACCTGGTATGCTGCGCGATTTAATGACTTCAATTGAGGAAATTAGACCTGTTGGAGAAGGTAAATTTCAAATTAAAACGCGTTATTTTGATGATTTGCTTTTAGATGTTTTGGCACATAATGCAGCAGGGATTATGCATAAGCAGACGGTCGAAAGTTTAGGTCCTGAAGTTACGCGGTATGCTGTGGGTACAGGTGCTTACAAGGTGGCTGATCATAAGATTGGTGATTCGGTACTTCTTCAGCGAAATGAAGACTTTTTTGATGGCGCTCCTCAGGTGCCTTATATTCTGCTGAGGAATATTGTAGATCCTTTTGTGCGGTCTCTGGCACTCGAAACGAAAGAATTACAAATTTCTTATATTCATGATTCAGATGTTGAAGCAATGCGTTTGCTACCTTACTTGGATCTTGTTGAGTTTGAGTCGTCGCGACTGGAATATTTAGGAATGAATTTCCGTAAGCCCGAATTTCAAGATATCTCTTTGCGGCGTGCATTGCTCTACGCTGTCGATAGAAAAGGGCTGGTTAATGCGCTCCTCAGCGGCAATGGCAAGCCATTAGTAGTTCCTCTGCCATGGAGGGTTGCGCAGCCTTTCATGACGCAGAATGAGTATTCCGCTTTTATCCAAGAACATCAAATCAATACACTGCCTGATTTTACCCTACCCAAGCGAACATTAATTTTCGGTACACCTGAGGGCTATCGAGTAAAACTAGCTGAAGCAATACAAGCAAGCCTTGGGGAATTGGGAATTAAAACAGAAATCCGAGTGCTCGAATATGGAGCTTTCCTTGAAGCACTGACAGAAGGTGCTTTTGATTTGTTTCTTTATGGCAAAACATCAGTTACGCTTAATCCATACGAGTTTTTTTATGATATTTATCATTCGCATTCGACGCCTAGCCTTGGAAATGCCGGCTTTTATAAGAATGAAAATCTTGATCCTCTCATAGAGCAGGTACGCAGAGAAATATCACCAGAAAAACGCCGGGCACTTTATACGGAAATAGCGGATAAGGTAGCTGAAGATGTTGCAGTAGTACCACTTTATGCTCCGGTTTTTTATCTCGGCCAAAATAAAAAAATTAAGGGTTTTTATCTTGATAATGTATTTTCTCCGCGCTTTGACAGGATTTCATATTGA
- the secA gene encoding preprotein translocase subunit SecA — MAVFDKILELFFGSKQKRDLKKIQGRVDQINALEPKMQALSNEELTEITETFKHRLDSGETLDDILPEAFAVVRETAFRTLNMRHFDVQLFGGIALHEGNIAEMKTGEGKTLVATLPLYLNALTGKGVHLVTVNDYLAKRDAEWMAPIYLFLGLSVGIINQDRQSFEVKFSGQGFGTELTSIDRKDAYACDITYITNNELGFDYLRNNMVFDLSEKTQRPLNYAIVDEADSILIDEARTPLIISGPSEEKTDLYYKVDRIIPQLKQAEINEKEEVIEGTGDFGLFLKEKSVTLTDQGAKHIEQLLGIDDLYSPEHSIYIHYVLSGIKAHYLYSKEVEYIVENGEIVIIDEFTGRKMPGRRWSDGIHQAIEAKEKLRIKEEYQTLASITFQNLFRMYSKLAGMTGTAETEAAELYSIYKTDVIVIPTNQPIARIDYPDKMFISKEAKYKALLKDIAEAHAKGQPVLVGTGSVESSEELSKLLKKAKISHNVLNAKYHAQEAEIIKDAGKKNAVTIATNMAGRGTDIKLGEGVVELGGLLVLGAERHEARRIDNQLRGRSGRQGDSGASIFYVSFDDQLMKAVGMAQRKDFMAKAGFSEKDELQDKLSSRVIEIAQKRLENFHFDIRKNILEYDEVMNEQRNYIYKLRDRILDVEHEHLMLEELITEALDDYAEIRRERPRKIDTWDDDQLKSWIHTYFNTEITLDKYNSFNDLVLELRKQVLDRFTDVPPEIVRQAVKFISLRTLDGAWKEHLRNIDALRNGIGLQGYAQKSPVVEYKLRASEMFREMKEKIRLETLSLLSRLDIRAEQEMPALNTRQKKNARRKK; from the coding sequence ATGGCTGTTTTTGATAAAATATTGGAACTATTCTTTGGAAGCAAGCAGAAACGCGATTTAAAAAAAATCCAAGGACGAGTTGACCAGATCAATGCCCTGGAACCTAAAATGCAAGCCTTAAGCAATGAAGAGCTTACAGAAATAACAGAAACGTTTAAGCACCGTTTGGATAGTGGCGAAACATTAGACGACATTCTACCGGAAGCTTTTGCAGTAGTACGCGAAACAGCATTTCGAACGCTCAATATGCGGCATTTTGATGTGCAATTGTTTGGAGGTATTGCCCTGCACGAAGGCAACATTGCCGAAATGAAAACAGGAGAAGGAAAAACACTTGTGGCAACTCTGCCTTTGTACCTAAACGCACTGACTGGAAAAGGTGTTCACCTCGTCACAGTTAACGACTACCTAGCCAAACGCGACGCCGAATGGATGGCTCCGATTTATTTGTTCTTAGGACTAAGCGTAGGCATTATAAACCAAGATAGACAAAGCTTCGAAGTGAAATTTTCAGGACAGGGATTTGGCACGGAACTAACTTCTATTGACCGTAAAGACGCTTATGCCTGCGATATCACTTATATTACCAATAATGAACTGGGCTTTGACTACCTGCGCAACAATATGGTGTTTGACCTGAGCGAAAAAACACAACGTCCACTAAATTATGCGATCGTCGATGAAGCCGATTCGATCCTCATTGACGAAGCGCGCACCCCTCTTATTATTTCCGGGCCGTCCGAGGAAAAAACCGATCTCTACTATAAAGTAGATCGTATTATTCCACAACTGAAGCAAGCAGAAATCAACGAAAAAGAAGAAGTTATCGAAGGTACAGGAGATTTTGGACTTTTCCTCAAAGAAAAAAGTGTAACTCTTACAGATCAAGGCGCTAAGCATATCGAACAACTTCTCGGCATTGATGATCTTTATTCTCCTGAACACAGCATCTATATTCATTATGTTTTGTCAGGAATTAAAGCCCATTATTTATACTCCAAAGAAGTTGAATATATTGTAGAAAATGGAGAAATAGTCATTATCGATGAATTTACTGGACGTAAAATGCCAGGACGCCGTTGGTCGGACGGAATTCATCAAGCTATCGAAGCCAAAGAAAAACTCAGAATTAAAGAAGAATATCAAACACTTGCATCTATTACCTTTCAGAATCTTTTTAGGATGTATAGCAAACTTGCCGGCATGACAGGCACTGCTGAAACAGAAGCTGCCGAACTTTATTCCATTTACAAAACCGATGTGATCGTTATCCCTACCAATCAACCTATAGCACGTATTGATTATCCGGACAAAATGTTTATTTCAAAAGAAGCCAAATACAAAGCTCTATTGAAAGACATTGCCGAAGCTCACGCAAAAGGACAACCAGTACTTGTGGGTACGGGTTCGGTGGAATCATCAGAAGAGTTGTCGAAACTGCTTAAAAAAGCAAAAATTTCTCACAATGTGCTAAACGCCAAATATCATGCTCAAGAAGCCGAAATTATTAAAGATGCGGGTAAGAAAAACGCAGTAACAATCGCTACCAATATGGCCGGTCGAGGTACAGATATCAAGCTTGGAGAAGGAGTTGTCGAGTTGGGAGGTTTGTTAGTCCTAGGAGCAGAACGTCATGAAGCTCGCCGAATTGATAACCAATTGCGTGGGCGTTCAGGACGTCAGGGAGACTCGGGAGCTTCTATTTTCTACGTTTCTTTTGACGATCAGCTGATGAAAGCAGTAGGCATGGCTCAACGCAAAGATTTTATGGCAAAAGCAGGTTTCTCAGAAAAAGACGAACTGCAGGATAAACTTTCCAGCCGCGTTATAGAAATCGCTCAAAAAAGATTGGAAAATTTTCATTTCGATATCCGCAAAAATATTTTAGAATACGACGAAGTCATGAATGAACAAAGAAACTACATTTACAAACTGCGCGATCGTATCCTGGATGTCGAACATGAACATCTGATGCTAGAAGAACTTATTACAGAAGCATTGGATGATTATGCTGAGATACGCCGTGAACGCCCCCGGAAAATTGATACTTGGGACGATGATCAATTAAAATCGTGGATTCATACCTATTTCAATACTGAAATTACTCTTGATAAGTATAATTCTTTCAATGATTTAGTCCTAGAATTAAGAAAACAAGTACTTGACCGTTTTACAGATGTTCCACCCGAAATTGTAAGACAAGCAGTCAAATTTATCTCCCTTCGTACACTGGACGGGGCATGGAAAGAGCATTTGCGGAACATCGATGCGCTTCGAAACGGTATTGGTCTGCAAGGATATGCACAAAAAAGTCCTGTTGTTGAGTACAAATTGCGCGCATCAGAGATGTTTCGTGAAATGAAAGAAAAAATAAGACTAGAAACTTTAAGTTTGCTAAGCCGTCTAGATATCAGAGCCGAACAAGAAATGCCAGCACTTAACACGCGTCAAAAGAAAAATGCACGGCGGAAAAAATGA
- the purB gene encoding adenylosuccinate lyase: protein MMNDDYSTPWAERYSSENMLQNFSNNTKYQTWRKLWTALAEAQMECGLPISPEQINELRNHQYDIDYKLVKHYENIFHHDVMAHIHAYGDVAPAAKGIIHMGATSAFVTDNTDIIQMREGLHIIRIGLVRTIEALSVFALRYKDLPTLGFTHFQPAQLTTVGKRATLWIQSLLTDLRELEFILDGLALRGIKGAVGTGSGFADLFGGDYTKFKKLDMLVVQKMGFSKTIPVSGQTYDRKIDSKIVNLLGNIAESAHKFTNDLRLLQHLREVEEPFSETQIGSSAMAYKRNPILSERISSLAKFVLSLVSSPAMVASTQWLERSLDDSANKRLTIPQAFLGTDAILMLWEKIATGLTVYPQMIKKHIDSELSFLATEALLMHAVKKGNDRQALHETLRRHSMEASARVKEAGLENNLLEQLANDPHFPLSHQEITEIVNAKNFTGYASEQTEDFLNNEVAPYLKKYDFLLNRD, encoded by the coding sequence ATTATGAATGATGATTATTCCACACCCTGGGCTGAACGGTATAGTTCTGAAAATATGTTGCAAAACTTTTCAAACAATACAAAATATCAAACATGGCGCAAGCTTTGGACAGCCCTTGCCGAAGCACAGATGGAATGTGGTCTCCCTATTTCTCCTGAGCAAATCAACGAACTACGCAATCATCAATACGACATTGATTACAAGCTTGTCAAACACTATGAAAATATTTTTCATCATGATGTCATGGCTCATATTCATGCTTACGGTGATGTTGCTCCCGCAGCAAAAGGCATTATTCATATGGGTGCTACATCAGCCTTTGTTACAGACAATACTGATATTATTCAAATGCGCGAAGGGCTTCATATTATTCGTATTGGTCTGGTGCGTACGATTGAAGCACTTTCAGTATTTGCCTTGAGATATAAGGATCTACCGACGCTAGGCTTTACACATTTTCAGCCGGCTCAGTTAACAACTGTCGGCAAACGAGCAACACTCTGGATTCAAAGCCTATTAACAGATCTTCGCGAACTTGAATTTATTCTCGACGGACTGGCATTGCGTGGAATCAAAGGAGCTGTCGGTACTGGCAGTGGATTTGCGGATTTATTTGGTGGAGATTATACAAAATTCAAAAAACTTGATATGCTGGTCGTTCAAAAAATGGGCTTCTCCAAAACTATACCCGTTAGTGGACAGACTTATGACAGAAAAATAGATTCAAAAATTGTAAACCTGCTTGGGAATATCGCCGAATCTGCTCACAAATTCACCAATGACCTACGCTTATTACAGCACTTGAGAGAAGTGGAAGAGCCTTTTTCCGAAACACAAATAGGTTCCAGCGCTATGGCTTATAAGCGGAATCCCATTCTTAGTGAGCGCATATCATCACTAGCAAAATTTGTATTATCATTGGTTTCCTCTCCTGCAATGGTTGCTTCAACACAGTGGTTAGAACGTTCTCTTGACGATTCAGCAAATAAGCGATTAACGATTCCTCAAGCTTTTTTAGGAACAGATGCTATTTTGATGCTGTGGGAAAAAATTGCGACTGGCCTAACAGTATATCCTCAAATGATCAAAAAACATATTGACAGTGAACTGTCATTCCTTGCTACAGAAGCATTATTAATGCATGCAGTCAAAAAAGGAAACGACAGACAAGCACTCCACGAAACACTTCGAAGACACTCGATGGAAGCTTCAGCTAGAGTTAAGGAAGCTGGATTGGAAAATAACTTATTAGAGCAGTTGGCAAATGATCCTCATTTTCCGCTGTCCCATCAAGAAATTACTGAAATCGTTAATGCAAAAAATTTTACTGGCTATGCTTCAGAACAAACTGAAGATTTTCTTAACAACGAAGTAGCACCATACTTGAAAAAATACGATTTTTTATTAAATAGAGACTAA
- a CDS encoding NupC/NupG family nucleoside CNT transporter — MKFIGVIGVLFFMGIAFLFSKNKKSVKLQTVFWGLMLQILFSFIILGTTTVSSVAAGIFIFLLCVYLAVTRFNRAGFFRKQLFTALLAVIMSAALIFIGYIVGVQPSSGAEPYFVSISPVVQIFWLLIFIVWILRKFIQNHTFRLFPLNSIFFLVAVSLSFGGSLALSAATNGQFGTPSASMAKLSASVGKFLMIPTDEGASFVFGSLYDPSGPWGFLFFVKVLPTIIFFSAFISVLYYFGIVQVLIEEMARFMRWTMKTSGTETLSCAANIFVGQTEAPILVKPFVSTMTNSELHAIMSGGFATISGGVFAGFVSMGIDASYLIGASIMSAPAALLLSKIWYPETEHSISDGETPLPAVQISDNVIGAAAQGTNDGLHLALNVGAMLLAFVALIEVTNMGLRFINPDLSLNMIFGYIFRYLALILGTPIQDAQNVGTLLGNKIALNEFVAYLTLSEMLKNGILSPKAQVIATYALCGFANLSSIGIQIGGISMMAPGRRADITRLSFSAMWTGAFASWMTAAIAGIFVG, encoded by the coding sequence ATGAAATTTATCGGAGTTATCGGAGTGCTGTTTTTTATGGGAATAGCTTTTTTGTTTTCCAAAAATAAAAAAAGCGTCAAACTCCAAACTGTTTTCTGGGGATTGATGCTGCAAATTTTGTTTTCCTTTATTATCCTAGGAACAACTACCGTTTCTTCTGTTGCAGCAGGCATTTTTATCTTTTTATTATGTGTTTATTTGGCTGTGACCCGATTTAATCGAGCTGGTTTCTTCCGTAAACAGCTATTTACAGCGCTTTTGGCCGTGATAATGTCTGCTGCTTTGATTTTTATCGGATATATTGTAGGGGTTCAGCCTTCATCGGGAGCTGAACCCTATTTTGTTTCTATCAGTCCAGTTGTTCAAATCTTTTGGCTGCTGATTTTTATTGTCTGGATATTAAGAAAGTTTATTCAAAATCACACATTTCGATTGTTTCCTCTTAATTCTATTTTTTTTCTTGTGGCTGTTTCACTTTCATTTGGAGGATCTTTAGCACTATCTGCAGCTACTAACGGCCAATTTGGTACTCCGTCTGCATCGATGGCGAAGCTTTCGGCATCAGTTGGCAAGTTTCTGATGATCCCTACTGATGAGGGTGCTAGTTTTGTTTTTGGTAGCTTGTATGATCCTTCAGGGCCTTGGGGATTTTTATTTTTTGTGAAAGTACTGCCTACTATTATATTTTTTTCAGCATTTATCTCTGTGCTTTATTATTTTGGTATTGTCCAGGTGCTGATCGAAGAAATGGCACGTTTTATGCGCTGGACCATGAAAACCAGTGGTACTGAAACTTTGTCTTGTGCTGCTAATATTTTTGTCGGTCAGACAGAAGCTCCTATTTTGGTCAAACCTTTCGTATCGACAATGACCAATTCAGAACTGCATGCCATTATGTCGGGAGGATTCGCAACCATATCTGGTGGTGTTTTTGCAGGATTTGTATCAATGGGCATCGATGCCAGTTATCTTATTGGAGCCAGCATTATGAGTGCGCCTGCAGCTTTACTGCTTTCCAAAATCTGGTACCCTGAAACGGAACATTCTATCTCCGATGGCGAAACACCTCTGCCTGCAGTGCAGATATCCGATAATGTCATTGGGGCAGCAGCTCAGGGTACAAATGATGGTTTACATTTAGCTTTGAACGTAGGGGCGATGTTATTGGCATTCGTGGCACTTATTGAAGTTACAAATATGGGACTGCGTTTTATTAATCCTGATCTCAGTCTTAATATGATTTTCGGTTATATATTCCGGTATCTTGCCCTGATTTTAGGGACTCCGATACAGGACGCGCAAAATGTAGGAACATTGCTGGGTAATAAAATAGCTCTGAACGAATTTGTAGCCTACTTGACCTTGTCCGAAATGCTCAAAAATGGGATACTTTCTCCCAAAGCTCAAGTAATTGCTACATATGCATTATGTGGGTTTGCGAATTTAAGTTCGATAGGCATTCAAATTGGAGGAATTTCAATGATGGCTCCCGGACGCCGTGCAGATATTACACGTCTCAGCTTTTCTGCTATGTGGACAGGTGCTTTTGCTTCGTGGATGACTGCTGCTATTGCAGGAATATTTGTAGGTTAG
- a CDS encoding site-specific DNA-methyltransferase codes for MEKKTKLLISENDIILDFPHKREVFVDDISDKAESCFIEYVKAQEQLFSCKEFLFRRYFADAIQPADSISLEDNFLFKGNNLIVLHSILPVFHGTVKLIYIDPPYNTGNTFIYKDKFSRAVWLLFMKNRLETAWEFLRPDGILAVQCDENEQAYLKVLMDELFGEDNSLGVVAVMMNPGGRDYRSIARTHEYILFYGKTSQARLYPLPKIDKPFPFHDCLGGFELRSLRNGNIRFHEGNRPNLRYAFYVDPSKSDENGLYPVFLTKKKGRIEIFPKESQGTKTVWRWSKSKAKANLTTNLAARASKDTFLIFEKYRKDTKLVRSIWTEKEFQTSKGTRHIKEMFSYSAFDYPKPEQLIARIIEIATLPSDRVMDFFLGSGTTAAAAHKMGRSWIGIEQMHYIDTVTLSRLQKVLTGEAGGISELCGWKGGGNFLYAELLRDDKHPFGIDYIARQDKSCISDFYHLSEQVQINKV; via the coding sequence GTGGAGAAAAAAACAAAACTATTGATTAGCGAAAATGATATTATTCTGGATTTTCCGCATAAGCGCGAAGTTTTTGTCGATGATATTTCTGATAAGGCTGAATCGTGTTTCATTGAGTATGTTAAAGCTCAGGAACAGCTGTTTTCGTGCAAAGAATTTTTATTTCGACGCTATTTTGCTGATGCTATACAACCTGCTGATTCCATATCCTTGGAAGATAATTTCCTTTTTAAAGGGAATAATTTGATTGTTCTTCATTCTATACTGCCGGTGTTTCACGGCACGGTGAAGTTAATTTATATTGATCCTCCTTACAATACGGGAAATACATTTATTTATAAGGATAAATTTTCGCGTGCGGTGTGGCTGCTGTTTATGAAAAATAGACTAGAAACAGCATGGGAGTTTCTGCGTCCGGATGGTATTTTAGCGGTGCAGTGCGATGAAAACGAGCAGGCATATCTTAAGGTATTAATGGATGAACTTTTTGGTGAAGATAATAGTTTGGGAGTAGTGGCTGTTATGATGAATCCGGGAGGCAGAGATTATCGTTCGATAGCACGGACACACGAGTATATTTTGTTTTACGGAAAAACCAGCCAAGCACGGCTTTATCCTCTCCCAAAAATAGACAAACCGTTTCCTTTTCATGATTGCTTGGGAGGGTTTGAGCTGCGCAGCTTGAGAAACGGTAATATTCGGTTTCATGAGGGCAATCGTCCGAATTTACGGTATGCGTTTTATGTTGATCCTTCAAAAAGCGACGAAAACGGACTTTATCCTGTATTTTTAACGAAAAAAAAAGGGAGAATCGAAATTTTTCCCAAGGAATCTCAAGGTACCAAGACCGTATGGCGTTGGAGTAAATCAAAAGCAAAAGCTAATCTGACTACAAACTTAGCTGCACGTGCTTCGAAAGACACTTTTCTTATATTTGAGAAGTATAGAAAAGATACAAAACTAGTCCGCAGCATTTGGACAGAGAAAGAGTTTCAAACCAGCAAAGGAACACGCCATATTAAAGAAATGTTTTCTTACAGTGCTTTTGACTATCCTAAACCAGAACAGTTGATTGCGCGTATTATTGAAATTGCGACACTTCCTTCCGATAGGGTTATGGATTTTTTTCTTGGTTCTGGTACCACAGCTGCAGCAGCTCATAAAATGGGCAGATCCTGGATCGGCATAGAGCAAATGCATTATATCGACACTGTAACGCTATCTCGCTTGCAGAAGGTGCTGACAGGTGAAGCTGGTGGTATTTCGGAGCTCTGCGGTTGGAAAGGCGGAGGTAATTTCTTGTATGCCGAACTATTGAGGGATGATAAGCACCCTTTTGGGATTGACTATATTGCTCGCCAGGATAAATCATGTATCTCAGATTTTTATCATCTTTCAGAACAAGTTCAGATCAATAAGGTATAA
- a CDS encoding adenylosuccinate synthase: MPVDIILGAQWGDEGKGKIIDMLGANTDYVIRFGGGNNAGHTIEVGNESFILHLLPSGVLHKHSKCLLGAGMVIDFKVFLQEIASLEARGFDTGHIFISSRAHLIMPYHIILDRLWEGQRSDKIGTTKRGIGPCYSDKYARLGLRTGDLLDGSFPEKLKNILKTKNEILIKIFNENPLDYDSILSEYKEITQKVGKRIINTETEIQKALAENKNILLEGAQAMMLDIDYGSYPYVTSSSPTAAGGTVGSSISPRHIRKIIGVCKAYSTRVGEGPFVTELDNQQGEWLRSKGSEYGSTTGRPRRCGWLDLAVLRYACKINGFTEIALTKLDVLSGLKDIPVCVGYELEGKKISEMPASAEMLARISAVYETMPGWNEDISNCKTFSELPKNARRYIEKIEKYTECSIGFVSVGAGREQYIATE, translated from the coding sequence ATGCCGGTAGACATAATATTAGGTGCGCAATGGGGCGATGAAGGCAAAGGCAAAATTATCGATATGCTTGGAGCTAACACCGATTATGTGATCCGCTTTGGGGGTGGAAACAACGCCGGCCATACTATAGAAGTAGGCAATGAAAGTTTTATTTTGCATTTGCTGCCCTCAGGAGTCCTTCACAAACATAGTAAATGCTTACTAGGTGCCGGCATGGTTATTGATTTTAAGGTATTTCTTCAAGAAATTGCCTCTCTTGAAGCACGCGGTTTCGATACAGGACATATTTTCATCAGCAGCAGAGCTCATTTAATTATGCCCTATCATATTATCTTGGACAGGCTTTGGGAAGGACAACGCAGTGATAAAATCGGTACGACAAAGCGCGGGATTGGTCCTTGCTACAGCGATAAATATGCAAGGCTGGGACTACGTACAGGAGATTTATTGGATGGCTCGTTTCCTGAAAAACTCAAAAATATTCTTAAAACAAAAAACGAAATTCTTATTAAAATATTTAATGAAAATCCCTTAGATTATGATTCTATTTTAAGTGAATATAAAGAAATAACTCAAAAAGTAGGCAAACGCATCATTAACACAGAAACAGAAATTCAAAAAGCGCTTGCCGAAAACAAAAACATTCTTCTTGAAGGAGCTCAAGCGATGATGCTGGATATCGATTACGGCTCGTATCCCTACGTAACCTCGTCATCACCGACAGCGGCCGGTGGAACAGTTGGTTCAAGTATTTCGCCACGCCACATCCGCAAAATTATTGGAGTTTGCAAAGCTTACTCGACACGTGTAGGCGAAGGACCTTTCGTTACCGAGCTTGATAACCAGCAGGGAGAATGGCTCCGTTCCAAAGGTAGCGAATACGGTTCAACAACAGGACGGCCAAGGCGTTGTGGATGGCTTGATTTGGCTGTACTGCGTTATGCCTGTAAAATTAATGGGTTCACCGAAATTGCATTAACGAAACTAGATGTGCTCAGTGGTCTCAAAGATATTCCCGTCTGTGTAGGATACGAGCTTGAAGGAAAAAAAATCTCTGAAATGCCCGCTTCAGCTGAGATGCTGGCACGCATCTCAGCTGTTTATGAAACAATGCCCGGCTGGAATGAAGATATTTCGAACTGTAAAACCTTTTCCGAGCTACCTAAAAACGCTCGACGCTATATAGAAAAAATTGAAAAATATACCGAATGCTCTATTGGATTTGTTTCAGTAGGAGCAGGCCGCGAACAATATATCGCAACGGAGTAA